The proteins below come from a single Edaphobacter acidisoli genomic window:
- a CDS encoding amino acid permease, which translates to MFRTKSIDKLISESEQPENALKKTLGPVSLTALGIGAVIGSGIFTVIGTAIGGNPAALADWRASPVIDLILHHGHIAGRPGAGPALALSLLLVAVVCCFTGLCYAELASMIPIAGSAYTYTYATLGELIAWIIGWDLILEYAFSNMSVSVGFAAHFVDLLDWLGVPMSPKWLSPAYLPQGLTDLAGNTIYAPGWHFGFNIPAFLIVILLTVVLVRGIRESARTNNIMVLIKLAAILVFIGVGLHFIHPSYYHPFSPNGWSGMLAGGSIIFFTYIGFDSVSTASEECRNAQRDVPIGIIATLVICTTLYIAVSLVLTGLVPWRSVIGDAAPVVNALRRLTLASPNTLLHWTRLIVLLGAIIGMISSILVFQLGQARIWFAMSRDRLLPDTFSRLHPRFRTPAFATWFAGVLVAIPAGLFDVGTLAELSNIGTLFAFVLVSAGVIVLRKKQPERRRGFRVPFGPLFPILSIVFCILLMAGLPVLTWLRFFVWLVIGLFVYVLYSRKRSEFYTD; encoded by the coding sequence ATATTTCGCACCAAGTCGATCGACAAGCTGATCTCTGAGTCGGAGCAGCCCGAAAACGCACTTAAAAAGACACTTGGCCCTGTGTCGCTGACGGCGCTCGGTATTGGCGCGGTCATCGGCTCCGGCATCTTCACCGTGATTGGCACCGCCATCGGCGGAAACCCCGCCGCGCTTGCTGACTGGCGCGCGTCCCCGGTCATCGACCTCATCCTGCATCACGGCCACATCGCCGGACGCCCCGGCGCGGGACCCGCTCTGGCGCTCTCGCTGCTGCTAGTGGCTGTCGTGTGCTGCTTCACAGGCCTGTGCTACGCGGAACTGGCCAGCATGATTCCGATTGCTGGCTCGGCCTACACCTACACCTACGCCACGCTTGGCGAGTTGATCGCGTGGATCATTGGCTGGGACCTGATCCTCGAATACGCCTTCTCCAACATGAGCGTTAGCGTGGGCTTTGCTGCGCACTTCGTGGACCTGCTGGACTGGCTCGGCGTGCCGATGAGCCCCAAATGGCTCTCGCCCGCTTATCTGCCGCAGGGTCTGACTGACCTCGCCGGCAACACCATCTACGCGCCTGGCTGGCACTTCGGCTTCAACATCCCCGCCTTCCTCATCGTCATCCTGCTCACGGTCGTTCTGGTGCGTGGCATCCGTGAGTCGGCTCGCACGAACAACATCATGGTGCTGATTAAGCTGGCGGCTATTCTGGTCTTCATCGGCGTCGGCCTCCACTTCATTCACCCGTCGTACTACCATCCCTTCTCGCCGAACGGCTGGTCCGGCATGTTGGCGGGCGGCTCGATCATCTTCTTCACTTACATCGGTTTCGATTCGGTTTCGACAGCATCTGAAGAGTGCCGTAACGCGCAGCGCGACGTGCCGATCGGAATCATCGCCACCCTCGTCATCTGCACTACGCTCTACATTGCCGTTTCGCTTGTGCTGACAGGCCTGGTACCGTGGCGCTCGGTCATCGGCGATGCGGCCCCCGTCGTCAACGCGCTTCGTCGCCTCACGCTGGCCTCGCCCAACACACTGTTGCATTGGACACGGCTGATCGTGCTGCTCGGCGCGATCATCGGCATGATCAGCTCCATCCTCGTCTTCCAGCTTGGACAAGCGCGCATCTGGTTTGCGATGAGCCGCGACCGCCTACTGCCCGACACCTTCTCGCGCTTGCATCCACGCTTTCGCACTCCTGCATTCGCTACCTGGTTTGCCGGAGTGCTGGTTGCAATTCCTGCCGGTCTGTTCGACGTTGGCACGCTGGCCGAGCTCTCGAATATCGGCACTCTGTTCGCATTCGTGCTCGTCTCTGCGGGAGTAATCGTGCTGCGCAAAAAACAGCCGGAGCGGCGACGCGGCTTCCGTGTCCCCTTCGGTCCACTCTTCCCGATACTGAGCATCGTCTTCTGCATCCTGCTGATGGCCGGACTGCCGGTACTGACGTGGCTGCGCTTCTTCGTGTGGCTCGTCATCGGACTGTTCGTCTACGTGCTCTACAGCCGCAAGCGCAGCGAATTCTACACCGACTAG
- a CDS encoding YqjF family protein, with protein sequence MSKTFLMAEWRKLIMANYAVSENMLKPYLPSGTEFDLYKDRCYVSLVGFLFQNTRLKSIPVPFHRTFEEVNLRFYVVHTTATGERRRGVVFIREFVPRLALAFVARSLYGENYSTASMSHQSIHTGERQSVRYGWSYQGLHNTMQVTASPQANAIEPESAEEFFTDHYWGYTNRRRGTSEYEVRHPRWKTYPILEHSIDVDFGWLYGNAFIPLTKRQPESVLLAEGSEIEVCSGRRIARG encoded by the coding sequence ATGTCAAAAACATTCCTCATGGCAGAGTGGCGCAAGCTGATCATGGCGAACTACGCAGTCTCCGAGAACATGCTGAAGCCGTACCTTCCCTCAGGGACAGAGTTCGACCTCTACAAAGACCGCTGCTACGTGAGTCTTGTTGGCTTCCTGTTCCAGAACACCCGGCTCAAATCAATCCCGGTTCCGTTCCATCGCACATTTGAGGAAGTGAATCTGCGGTTCTATGTAGTGCACACGACAGCAACGGGCGAGCGGAGGCGCGGTGTAGTGTTCATCCGTGAGTTCGTTCCACGGCTCGCGTTGGCCTTCGTAGCCCGCTCGTTGTACGGCGAAAACTACTCGACAGCGTCAATGTCACACCAATCGATTCATACCGGGGAACGGCAGTCGGTTCGATACGGTTGGAGTTATCAGGGTTTGCATAACACGATGCAAGTTACAGCATCTCCCCAGGCAAACGCGATCGAGCCTGAGAGCGCCGAAGAGTTCTTTACCGATCATTACTGGGGCTACACAAACCGGCGCAGGGGGACCTCCGAATACGAAGTGCGGCATCCTCGCTGGAAGACCTACCCAATCCTCGAGCACTCAATCGACGTTGACTTCGGCTGGCTCTATGGCAATGCGTTTATCCCGCTCACCAAACGCCAACCTGAGAGTGTGCTGCTGGCGGAAGGATCGGAGATTGAGGTTTGTTCCGGCAGACGGATTGCGCGCGGCTGA
- the add gene encoding adenosine deaminase, translating into MAQRLTKREAEIDVVEWLRNLPKCELHLHLEGTILPETLLELSRRHDAVPLTAASARRLYQYENFLGFLNSFKAVTERLRGPDDYELITYNMVRDLAAQGVVHAEVYISFGIIYYWKKTDVEPYVEAIERGRIRAERDFGTTIFWLIDAVRHFGADEAAKVFRKAAELRHEYPSIVGIGIGGDEARGGAELFRDLYREAAKAGLRLTAHAGESVGPASIWSAINIGAERLGHALSAQHDPELLDVLAQKQIPLEINVTSNVRTGCCASLNEHPVRRYFESGLMVTINSDDPPMFGSNLLEEYVLVQEQFEFTLEQMRELAANSVEASFLPPEHKIALLERVEQYR; encoded by the coding sequence ATGGCGCAAAGGCTGACGAAGCGTGAAGCTGAGATCGATGTCGTCGAATGGCTCCGCAACCTCCCCAAGTGCGAGCTGCATCTGCACCTGGAAGGCACCATCCTGCCTGAGACCCTGCTGGAGCTAAGCCGTCGACACGATGCTGTACCTTTGACAGCCGCAAGTGCGCGCAGGCTTTACCAGTATGAAAACTTTCTCGGCTTCCTGAACTCGTTCAAGGCCGTGACCGAGCGCTTGCGCGGCCCCGACGACTACGAGCTGATTACCTATAACATGGTCCGCGACCTCGCTGCGCAGGGCGTCGTCCACGCCGAGGTCTATATCTCATTCGGCATCATCTACTACTGGAAGAAGACGGATGTTGAACCTTACGTCGAGGCAATCGAGCGCGGCCGCATTCGCGCGGAGCGGGACTTCGGCACCACAATCTTCTGGCTGATCGATGCTGTGCGTCACTTCGGTGCGGACGAAGCAGCGAAAGTCTTTCGCAAGGCCGCCGAGCTGCGCCACGAGTACCCCAGCATCGTTGGCATCGGCATCGGCGGCGACGAGGCGCGCGGCGGCGCAGAACTGTTCCGCGACCTCTACCGCGAAGCGGCCAAAGCCGGGCTGCGGCTCACGGCCCACGCGGGCGAATCCGTCGGCCCCGCGAGCATCTGGTCGGCCATCAACATTGGCGCGGAGCGGCTGGGCCACGCCCTGAGCGCGCAACACGATCCCGAACTGCTCGACGTGCTCGCACAAAAACAGATCCCGCTTGAGATCAACGTCACCAGCAACGTGCGCACCGGTTGCTGCGCCTCGCTTAACGAGCATCCAGTCAGGCGCTACTTCGAATCAGGCCTGATGGTGACGATCAACTCCGACGACCCGCCGATGTTCGGCAGCAACCTGCTCGAAGAGTACGTCCTGGTGCAGGAGCAATTCGAGTTCACGCTCGAACAGATGCGCGAGCTCGCTGCGAACTCGGTCGAGGCGAGCTTCCTGCCCCCGGAGCACAAAATTGCCCTGCTGGAGCGCGTCGAGCAGTACCGCTGA
- a CDS encoding TonB-dependent receptor domain-containing protein, whose amino-acid sequence MKTRKNLISVIVAMLLAVTVSGGRELFAQTTDDGTIICNVNDQSGAFIPNAHVMITSNSTGIAVTASAGSHQSYSSPLLRPGQYTVEVGAAGFKNATSTVTLTVGQTQIVQFELELGLATETVTVEASAPLVDPESSTLNTIKDEKTVEDLPLNTRNFNQLISLTAGTVPGNTQLTGSLPITATRGTVANTVNGIGFRSNNYRVDGLDDTENHNGQGILLYPPVEAIQEFRVQTSVPAPEFGHGGAAIEVVYKSGGNKLHGSAFEFLRNAKYLDAKNYFDPAGPIKPFHYNSYGVTLGGPVVFPHFNSGRDKTFFFFSWEGTRKSQALTYLSTVPMPAYQTGDFSAYPYKIYDPLTTTTVGGVTSRTQFAGNQINPSRFNQTGLNLLKLFPSPNLSGLVNNYVYTPASTDRRDYFDLKVDENITPSDLAFIRISHQNSSIYTPGSLPAPALGNQQGTNATYPLWQLASGYTRTMTPHVINELRAGFSRLDTVAYNGDYGLNTAEQVGIPGVNQPGDPRTTGLTAVTLSGYATLGDSGFYYALIANNNWQINDAVTWSHNNHTFKFGGEFLRRQENIFQSSNLHGSMGFGPIYTTDPAVSGTTGNSLADLLLGAPASAGISYVPGTIGKRRSDISAYAQDTWRLTAKLTLNLGLRWEAYPQFPWNEVQNRMSYFVPSLGAVYNVNTPQVPWRSGVQPRYTNFGPRVGFAYAVSQSTIVRGAYGLFYSPDVGEDVGNANPPFDGSISISNSATNFQGAYVASTGFTRPVGNNFPTLGASLFSIDQHLKIPSGSQYNVGVEQDLPSHILFSLNYVGTLGRSLLMEPNINQPTPGPGSVASRRPFPLYGDISEVAGSNSSNYNSLQMTAEKRLEKNLQFVAAYTWSHFLDYGDFVGTPQNVNNLHADYANDSSNLPNRFTLSGIYVLPIGHGQLFGSRLPRVADAFLGGWQLSTITNFYSGLPFTPTSSINTLNGSGSQRPNRIGSGELPSGQRSIHDWFNTSAFTIPSQYQFGNAGRYILQGPSTKMSDVSLSKSFAMNSSDTRSLKLRIDAFNVSNTPQFNNPNASIGSLAAGTITSAGSPITFQRMSRQLQISGKFVF is encoded by the coding sequence ATGAAGACGCGGAAAAATCTGATTTCTGTCATCGTTGCGATGCTGTTAGCCGTAACTGTCTCCGGTGGCCGTGAGCTGTTTGCACAGACAACGGATGACGGCACGATCATCTGCAATGTGAATGACCAGTCGGGTGCGTTCATTCCGAACGCGCATGTGATGATCACGAGCAATTCGACGGGCATTGCTGTCACGGCGTCTGCTGGCTCGCACCAATCTTATTCATCGCCGCTTCTTCGCCCTGGACAGTACACAGTGGAAGTAGGGGCGGCCGGCTTCAAAAACGCTACCTCAACGGTGACCCTGACCGTAGGCCAGACCCAGATTGTCCAATTCGAGCTTGAACTGGGTTTGGCAACAGAGACAGTAACGGTAGAGGCGTCGGCCCCCTTAGTCGATCCGGAATCGTCTACGTTGAACACGATCAAGGATGAGAAGACGGTTGAAGACCTTCCGCTCAATACCCGGAACTTCAATCAGTTGATCTCGCTGACGGCTGGAACCGTGCCTGGAAATACGCAGCTAACCGGTTCTCTGCCTATCACGGCGACCCGAGGAACTGTAGCGAATACGGTGAACGGTATTGGATTTCGCTCGAATAACTATCGTGTTGATGGCCTTGATGACACGGAGAACCATAATGGACAGGGAATTCTTCTATACCCTCCTGTCGAAGCGATTCAGGAATTTCGCGTGCAGACCAGCGTCCCTGCGCCGGAATTCGGGCATGGCGGCGCAGCCATTGAGGTTGTTTATAAAAGTGGCGGCAACAAGCTCCACGGAAGTGCTTTTGAATTTCTGCGAAATGCGAAGTATCTAGATGCTAAGAATTACTTTGATCCCGCGGGGCCGATCAAGCCATTTCACTACAACAGCTATGGTGTAACTCTCGGCGGCCCGGTTGTCTTTCCTCATTTCAACAGCGGCCGGGATAAGACCTTCTTCTTTTTCTCCTGGGAAGGGACCCGCAAGAGCCAGGCGCTGACGTATCTTTCAACGGTGCCCATGCCCGCGTACCAGACGGGCGATTTCTCCGCATACCCCTATAAAATTTATGATCCTTTGACGACCACTACCGTGGGAGGCGTTACGAGCAGGACGCAGTTTGCTGGCAACCAGATCAATCCCTCACGGTTTAACCAGACCGGGCTCAATCTCCTCAAGCTTTTTCCCTCGCCCAACCTCTCCGGCCTTGTGAACAACTATGTGTACACGCCTGCCTCGACAGATCGCAGAGATTATTTCGACCTTAAGGTAGACGAAAACATCACGCCTTCCGATCTGGCATTTATTCGGATTTCGCATCAGAACAGCAGCATCTACACTCCTGGAAGCCTGCCTGCACCGGCATTGGGAAATCAGCAGGGCACCAATGCGACGTACCCCCTGTGGCAACTGGCGAGTGGCTATACGCGAACGATGACACCGCATGTCATTAACGAGCTTCGTGCCGGTTTTTCGCGCCTTGATACGGTAGCTTACAACGGAGACTACGGTCTGAATACTGCCGAGCAGGTGGGCATTCCTGGTGTCAATCAGCCCGGAGATCCCCGAACGACTGGACTTACTGCGGTCACTTTGTCCGGATATGCAACTCTCGGCGATAGTGGGTTCTACTATGCCCTCATCGCAAATAACAACTGGCAGATCAATGATGCCGTGACATGGTCACACAACAACCACACATTCAAGTTTGGTGGTGAGTTCCTCCGCCGTCAAGAAAATATCTTTCAAAGCTCCAATCTTCATGGCTCAATGGGATTTGGTCCTATCTACACCACGGATCCAGCCGTAAGTGGAACGACAGGAAACAGCCTTGCCGACCTGTTGCTGGGCGCGCCAGCGAGCGCAGGCATCTCGTATGTTCCGGGAACGATTGGAAAGCGGCGCTCCGACATCAGTGCCTATGCGCAGGATACCTGGAGACTTACCGCGAAGCTTACCTTGAATCTGGGTCTGCGCTGGGAGGCGTATCCGCAATTTCCGTGGAATGAAGTTCAGAACCGGATGTCTTACTTTGTTCCCAGTCTGGGCGCAGTCTATAACGTCAACACGCCCCAGGTTCCGTGGCGCAGTGGCGTGCAGCCGAGGTATACAAACTTCGGACCTCGCGTCGGCTTTGCCTATGCCGTGAGCCAGAGCACCATTGTTCGTGGCGCCTACGGACTGTTTTATTCGCCGGACGTAGGTGAAGATGTTGGAAATGCAAACCCACCTTTCGACGGGTCCATTTCGATCTCGAACTCTGCGACGAACTTTCAAGGCGCCTATGTAGCTTCGACCGGCTTTACGCGTCCGGTTGGCAATAACTTTCCGACACTGGGAGCGTCTTTGTTCTCTATAGATCAACACCTTAAGATTCCATCGGGCAGCCAGTATAACGTTGGGGTAGAGCAGGATCTTCCCAGCCATATTCTCTTCTCGCTGAACTATGTAGGAACGCTCGGCAGATCGCTTCTTATGGAACCCAACATCAACCAGCCGACTCCTGGCCCGGGAAGTGTTGCATCGCGCCGTCCGTTCCCACTTTATGGGGACATCAGTGAAGTTGCCGGGTCTAACTCGTCGAATTACAACTCGCTTCAAATGACTGCAGAGAAACGTCTGGAAAAGAATCTTCAGTTTGTTGCAGCCTACACCTGGTCCCACTTCCTGGATTATGGAGACTTCGTCGGTACGCCTCAGAATGTCAACAACCTTCATGCGGACTATGCGAACGATAGCTCTAATCTTCCTAACCGGTTTACCCTTTCGGGCATTTACGTGTTGCCGATTGGACACGGCCAACTGTTTGGATCCAGGCTGCCTCGTGTTGCAGATGCTTTTCTTGGTGGATGGCAATTGTCCACGATAACGAATTTCTACTCGGGACTTCCATTTACACCAACCTCGTCCATCAACACTCTGAATGGCAGCGGCTCGCAGCGTCCGAATCGCATCGGTTCTGGAGAGCTTCCATCCGGTCAGCGCTCCATACATGACTGGTTTAATACTTCGGCGTTTACCATTCCATCCCAATATCAGTTCGGAAACGCTGGCAGGTATATTCTTCAAGGTCCATCCACCAAGATGTCCGATGTAAGCCTCTCAAAGTCCTTTGCGATGAATTCCTCGGACACGCGCAGCCTCAAGTTGCGAATCGACGCGTTCAATGTTTCAAATACGCCGCAGTTCAATAATCCAAATGCGTCGATTGGCTCTCTGGCAGCTGGCACGATTACTTCGGCCGGCTCTCCGATTACATTTCAACGCATGTCGCGACAGCTTCAGATCTCTGGAAAGTTCGTATTCTAG
- a CDS encoding sulfatase-like hydrolase/transferase: MFLTDDHGQWLQQSYGNSEVKTPNMERIARHGVLMTNAYTTCPVCSPARASFFTGRMPSQHGIHDWIEETRQAYAYPWLKGQTLISELLKSAGYHTGLVGKWHCGEERIPHPGFDTWFSFWVNQYPHAGRQNFSDNGKHITADGLQSPFFTERAIQFLKSHYDDDKMAHEPFFLVVGYTDTHSPHTLMPDDMVAEYRDATFRDIPREKFSKVHGIPLCPVYDDPEKEDRRRQEYYAAASTIDREVGRVLEALESLGQMENTIVVYTSDHGLNGGHHGMWEKGNGTIPQNFFEESIRTPCAIAWPGGGVVSGLASDIPVNHCDLFVTLLDAAGALPDEQDAHRINSPGCSYLPYLRGKSQSEWRDDVICEYGNARMIKNDGYKLILRYPYRGVNFPNELYDLKADPRETTNLYEEPRYGKVIRQMTERLNSYFSKYSIPAHNGLHLETQPMMTPDSPWLEALKLKANH, from the coding sequence GTGTTCTTAACGGATGATCATGGCCAGTGGCTACAGCAGTCGTATGGCAACTCTGAAGTCAAAACCCCCAATATGGAACGCATAGCCCGTCATGGGGTTCTCATGACGAATGCATATACAACTTGTCCGGTCTGTTCTCCAGCCCGGGCAAGTTTTTTTACAGGGCGTATGCCGTCCCAGCATGGCATTCACGACTGGATCGAGGAAACCAGGCAGGCTTATGCCTATCCGTGGCTGAAGGGGCAGACGCTCATCTCCGAGCTATTGAAAAGTGCGGGCTATCATACCGGGCTTGTTGGTAAATGGCATTGCGGTGAGGAGAGAATTCCGCATCCGGGATTTGATACGTGGTTCAGTTTCTGGGTGAATCAATATCCTCACGCAGGCCGGCAGAATTTTTCAGACAACGGCAAACATATAACAGCGGATGGATTGCAATCGCCGTTTTTTACAGAACGGGCGATTCAGTTTTTGAAGAGCCACTATGACGACGATAAGATGGCACATGAACCCTTCTTTCTTGTTGTTGGATATACAGATACGCACTCGCCTCATACGTTGATGCCGGACGATATGGTCGCTGAGTACAGGGATGCGACTTTCCGCGACATTCCACGCGAAAAATTTTCCAAAGTCCACGGTATCCCACTGTGCCCTGTTTACGATGACCCGGAGAAAGAAGATCGTCGCAGGCAGGAATATTATGCAGCGGCGTCTACGATTGACCGCGAAGTGGGACGGGTACTGGAGGCACTTGAATCTCTAGGTCAAATGGAAAACACTATCGTGGTCTATACCAGCGATCACGGGTTGAATGGTGGCCATCATGGAATGTGGGAGAAAGGGAACGGCACAATTCCGCAGAATTTTTTCGAAGAATCCATTCGCACTCCGTGCGCGATTGCATGGCCCGGAGGCGGAGTTGTTTCCGGGCTCGCGTCGGATATTCCGGTGAATCATTGCGATCTATTTGTTACTTTGCTGGATGCGGCAGGGGCTTTGCCTGATGAACAGGACGCGCATCGGATCAATTCTCCGGGATGCTCCTATCTTCCATACTTGCGCGGCAAATCTCAAAGCGAGTGGAGAGATGATGTCATTTGTGAATATGGAAATGCCCGCATGATTAAAAATGACGGGTACAAGCTGATTCTTCGCTATCCGTATCGGGGCGTAAATTTTCCCAACGAGCTATATGACCTGAAGGCGGATCCCCGCGAGACTACGAACCTGTATGAAGAGCCGCGATACGGAAAGGTGATTCGGCAGATGACGGAGCGGTTGAATAGCTATTTTTCGAAATACAGCATTCCTGCGCATAATGGCCTGCATTTGGAAACGCAGCCGATGATGACCCCAGATAGTCCGTGGCTGGAAGCGCTCAAACTGAAGGCGAATCACTGA
- a CDS encoding sulfatase family protein encodes MAGSAQTEGESLKKGNGMNISRRAFMGTVGAAVLSEAAFGRDFPGGTRKQPNVLFIITDQQSFWTLGQYGGQLPGTPNIDSIGRRGATFRNFFVTSAVCTPSRGCYMTGRFPHAHGAYHNGLPLNPDEFTLGHLFENAGYETGYAGKWHLDGKNDPTWPDWIPDSRSFGFQDHQWMYNQGHWKRIIERPTEWPDNRSVAMFGSQPYISPRPDGRPDEEYDVAKPGEYFTNWLADKAIEFIERPRQKSFFYVLSFPDPHQPYSVEDPYASMFAPKDMKLPVTFHQKNLPAWAAEKQKKEDLPSEGVTCPDDPRREEIFRKRKTQYLGEVKCIDDNVGRVLKTLSDRGLLQNTMIIFCSDHGDYMGEHGIYYKNNLYEPAHHVGMMMCWPGRIAPGTNVNQCVANVDLLPTLAGLLSLTTSGREQGRDASALLHGDAGNWEDVAFIHKDDFSQSGIFTESWELGLARDGDSVLFDRKNDLLQIHNLYHEPAHAAVVKELTARTIQHNRKVNCPALTWLEKL; translated from the coding sequence GTGGCTGGAAGCGCTCAAACTGAAGGCGAATCACTGAAGAAGGGTAATGGAATGAACATCTCACGTCGCGCATTTATGGGTACTGTCGGGGCCGCGGTATTGTCGGAGGCTGCCTTTGGACGGGACTTCCCTGGAGGAACACGGAAACAGCCTAATGTTCTATTTATCATTACCGATCAGCAGAGCTTCTGGACACTTGGTCAATATGGTGGCCAGTTACCGGGTACTCCCAATATCGATTCAATAGGCAGACGTGGCGCGACGTTTCGCAACTTCTTCGTGACAAGTGCCGTATGCACGCCTTCGCGCGGTTGCTATATGACTGGGCGGTTTCCTCACGCGCACGGAGCCTATCACAATGGACTACCCCTGAATCCAGACGAGTTCACGCTGGGCCATCTCTTCGAAAACGCCGGGTATGAAACAGGCTACGCGGGCAAGTGGCACCTCGACGGCAAGAACGACCCGACATGGCCTGACTGGATACCTGACTCGCGGTCCTTCGGCTTTCAGGATCACCAGTGGATGTATAACCAGGGGCACTGGAAGCGTATTATCGAGCGGCCCACGGAGTGGCCGGACAATCGTTCCGTGGCCATGTTCGGGAGCCAGCCTTATATTTCGCCGCGGCCTGACGGTCGCCCTGACGAAGAATACGACGTGGCAAAACCCGGCGAGTATTTCACAAACTGGCTTGCCGACAAGGCGATTGAGTTCATCGAGCGTCCCCGGCAGAAGTCCTTCTTCTATGTACTTTCATTCCCTGATCCTCACCAGCCTTATTCGGTTGAAGATCCGTATGCCTCCATGTTCGCGCCTAAGGATATGAAGCTGCCTGTGACGTTTCATCAGAAAAACCTGCCCGCGTGGGCCGCAGAAAAGCAAAAGAAAGAAGACTTGCCAAGCGAGGGTGTGACCTGCCCCGATGATCCGAGGCGGGAAGAGATTTTCCGCAAGCGTAAAACGCAGTACCTTGGCGAAGTGAAGTGTATCGACGACAACGTAGGCCGGGTACTGAAAACACTCAGCGACCGTGGCCTTTTGCAGAACACGATGATCATTTTCTGTTCTGACCACGGAGATTACATGGGCGAGCATGGGATTTATTACAAGAACAATTTGTACGAGCCTGCTCACCATGTAGGCATGATGATGTGCTGGCCTGGCCGCATTGCGCCAGGAACAAACGTGAATCAATGCGTCGCGAATGTAGATTTACTGCCGACGCTGGCTGGCCTTCTCAGCCTGACAACTTCAGGACGTGAACAGGGAAGAGATGCTTCTGCCCTGTTACATGGCGATGCCGGCAATTGGGAAGACGTGGCGTTCATTCATAAAGACGATTTCTCACAGTCCGGCATTTTTACAGAAAGCTGGGAGCTCGGACTCGCCCGCGATGGGGATTCAGTTTTGTTCGACAGGAAGAATGACCTACTCCAGATCCACAATCTCTATCATGAGCCGGCTCATGCTGCTGTGGTAAAGGAACTGACCGCTCGCACCATCCAGCACAATCGAAAGGTAAATTGCCCGGCGCTCACGTGGCTTGAGAAATTGTAA